The sequence CGGGATAGCCGATCTCGTCGGCGATGCGGACCGCGTGCTTGTCATCCTCGATGACGCCGAGGTGGCCCGGCACGGTCGAGACCTTGGCCTTGGCCGCTGCCTTCTTGGATTCGATCTTGTCGCCCATCGCCGCGATCGCGCCCGGATTGGGGCCGATGAAGACGATGCCGGCCGCCTCCAGCGCGCGCGGAAACGCCTCGCGCTCTGACAGGAAGCCGTAGCCGGGATGCACGGCCTCGGCGCCCGTCTTGCGGCAGGCCTCGACGATCTTCTCGATCACCAGATAGCTCTCGGCCGCGGCGGGAGGGCCGATCAGCACGGCCTCGTCGGCCATCTCCACATGGAGGGCATCGCGGTCGGCTTCGGAATAGACTGCGACGGTCTGAATTCCCATGCGGCGAGCGGTCTTAATGACCCGGCAGGCGATTTCGCCGCGATTGGCGATCAGAATGCGTTTGAACATGCTTTTCTTGAGTCTCGACCTTGGGCGGGACCCTTCCCTGGCCGTTGGGGCCTTTGGGACGGGCCGTGTGGCTCCCGTGGTACATCAAAATGGGCCGGAGGCAACGGTCTAAATCCGCCCCGTTCTGGCGTACCAGCGCAAGACCGAAGCCGGCTTAGAAAGGGGGCAGCGGGCCTTGGGGCCGCCTATGGCTTACCGGGCTTGGCGACGTCCCGAACGAGGCTATGAACAAAGCCCAATTTGGCGATCACGGCCGGCGACAGGATGAAGGGATAGAGGTCACGCAGGCCCATGGCGCGGTTGACGCTGTTCATGGCGAAGGTGAAGGGCAGCCATGCGTCGATAAGCGCCTGGACGTTCCTGGTCTCATAGGGATTGAAACGGATGCGTGCCGTCAACTCCCCGTCGCGGTCGACCTTGGGACGGACCTCCATGCCGAACTCGGCAGCCATCTCCAGCGTGTCGACGATGTGGAGATAGTGCGCCCAGGTCTCGGCAAAGTCTTCCCAGGGGTGCGTGGTGGCGTAGGCCGAGACGTAAGTCTGCTGCCAATCCGGCGGCGGCCCCTCGGCATAATGGCGCTGCAGGGCTTGGCCGTAATCGGCGGAATCGTCGCCGAAGACGGCGCGGCATTCCTCCAGCTTGCCACCGTCGCGCACCAGCGCGTCCCAGAAATAATGTCCGACCTCGTGGCGGAAATGACCGAGCAGCGTGCGGTAGGGCTCGCCCATCTCGAGTCTGCGCCGCTCGCGCTCGATGTCGTCGGCCTCGGTGAGCGCGATCGTGATCAGGCCGTTGTCGTGGCCGGTCATGACCTTCTCTCCGCTGTGCGGGTCGTCGGCGAGGAAATTGAAGATCAACCCATGCTCCGCGTTCTCCTGCCGGGTCTGGAGCGGCAGCTTCCAGCGGATCAGGGAATAGAACAGCCGGTGTTTCGCCACCTCCAGCTCGCGCCAGCCGGCGAGTTGGGCCGGGTCGGACAGGTCCGGCACGATGCCGTTGTGGCGGCAGGCACGGCAATAGCCCGTGCCGTCGGCCGCATCCGTCAGCCAGTTGCAGGCGTCGTACTCGGCGTTGCGACAGAGCATGCGGCGCCTGCCCTTGTCGGCCAGCGTCGTCCAGCCCTCCCCGTCGGGCTCGATCGCCGACATCGTCTCCTTCTCGGGGAGGAAGGCGACCCGATGGCCGCAGCGTTCGCAGGCGCGATTCTCGAAATACAGAACGTTGCCGCAGGCTTGGCAGACAAACAACTTCAAGATTTATCCTCTTCGGAAAGGGGCGCTTAGCAAAGACAATCGTGGCGTCTCGCGAAGACGCGTCCGCTCGCCGATCGTTCCAGTCTCCGGAACAAATTGCCAGACCGGACGTTGGCTCGGGCGGAATTTCCCCGGGCAAGCTTCCTTTCCCGACAAGCGCTTCCTTCTAATCGATGGCCATCACGCTCCGTCTGTGTGAATATCGGTCCGGCGCGTGCGCAACCGCATGACAACGGCCGATGCCTTGAACGATCCCTTGCCCGAAACCATTGCCGCCGAAAGGCTGCGCCAACACCTCGAAGACGTCGCGCGCGAGCGTGATAACGCTTATCGCGCGCTTCAGGAGCGCGAGGCCGAGCTCGCGCGCATCCAACGCATCGGCAAGGTCGGCGGCGTCGAGGTCGACTTCCGCGAAGGCTTCAAGAACCGCCGCTCGCCCGAATATCTGATGATCCATGGCCTGCCGCCCGAGGCTGCCGACGAGTCGCACGAGGACTGGGTCAATCGCATCCATCCCGAGGATCGCGATGCGACCGTCAGGCATTTCTTCGATGCTCTCGCCGGAACGAGCGAAGACTACACCGCCGAATACCGCATCATCCGCCCCAATGACGGCGAGACCCGCTGGATCCGCGTCGTCGCCAAGATCGAGCGGGACAAGGACGGCCGCGCCATCCGGCTCGTCGGCGCCCATATCGACATGACCGACCAGGCCCTCGCGCGCGAGACGCTGCGCGAGAGCGAGGAGCGCTTCCGGCTGATCGCCGACAGCGCGCCGGTGCCGATCTGGGTGACCAAGCTCGATCGCAAGCGCTCTTTCGCCAACCAGGCCTATGTCGATTTCGTCGGCCTGCCCTATGATGAGGCCATCGACTTCGACTGGCGCAAGGTCCTGCACCCGGACGATCTGCCGCATGTGCTCCAGCAATCCGTTCAGGGCGAAGCCTCGCTGAAGCCGTTCGTGCTGGAAGCGCGCTACAAGAACGCCAGCGGCGAATGGCGCTGGCTGCGCTCGGAATCGCAGCCGCGCTGGGATCCAACCGGCAAGCACATCGGCTTCATCGGCGTCGCGCACGACATCACGGTCGCCAAGCAGGCCGAGATCGAGCTCCGGCAGCTCAACGAGACGCTGGAGGAACGCATCGCCCAGCGCACCGCCGAGCTCGAAGCCAACGAGGCGCGGCTGCGCGCGATCTTGGAGACCAGCAACCAGTATCAAGGCCTCGTCAATCTCAGGGGCGAGCTGGTCTACGCCAACAAGACGGCGCTGGCCGGCATCAACGCGAGCTCTTCGGACGTAATCGGCAAGCCGTTGTGGGAGACTCCCTGGTTCAGCGCAACGGACGGCATGGGCGCGCTGGTGCGCGAGGCCTTCGACACCGTGCTCAAGGGCGAAGCGGTGCGGCTGGAGATGCGGCTGCGCCTCCCCATCGGCGAGCGCGATTTCGACTTCGGCATGCGCCCCGTGCTCGACCGCCACGGCCACATCACCGGAGCCGTGCCCGAGGCCGTCGACATCACCGAACGCCGTCGCGGCGAGGAAGCGCTGCGGCAGTCGCAGAAGATGGAGGCGATCGGCCAACTCACCGGCGGTGTCGCGCACGATTTCAACAATCTGCTCACCATCATCCGCTCGGCAACCGACTTCCTGCGCCGCCGCGAGCTGCCGGAGGAGCGCCGCCGTCGCTATGTCGACGCCATCTCCGAGACGGTCGAGCGCGCCTCCAAGCTGACCGCGCAGCTTCTGGCATTCGCGCGGCGGCAGCCGCTCAAGCCGCAGATCTTCAATGTCGGCAGCCAGGTCGAGGGCGTCGCGCAATTGGTCCAGCCGCTGGTCGGCGGCCGCATCGAGATCGTCGTCGGGATCGAGGATGCCGACTGCTTCACCGTCGCCGATATCGCCCAGTTCGAGACTGCCCTGATCAACCTCGCCGTCAACGCCCGCGATGCCATGAATGGCGAAGGCCGTCTCGTCATCGCGGTGCGCAAGATCCAGGGTATTCCGAGCCTGCGCGCCCAGTCGGCGCGTAGTGGCGACTACGTCGCCATCTCGGTCACCGACACCGGCAGCGGCATCGCGCCGGAACATCTCGAGTCGATCTTCGAGCCGTTCTTCACCACCAAGGAAGTCGGCAAGGGCACGGGGCTCGGCCTCAGCCAGGCGTTCGGCTTCGCTAAACAGTCCGAGGGCGACATCGCGGTGACGAGCGCCCGAGGCCAGGGTGCCACATTCACCATCTACCTGCCGCAAGCGCAAAGTCCCGCGACCGCCAAGGAAGTTGCAGCGCTGACTCACGAGGCCGCGACGACCGGGCGCGGCTATCGCGTCCTCGTGGTCGAGGACGACGACGAGGTCGGCCGCTTCTCCACCGAGCTCCTGGAGGATCTCGGCTATGTCGTCCGCCGCGTCGCCAACGCCCATGCAGCGCTGACCATCCTCGGCGAGAACGAGTTCGCCGTCGACCTGGTATTCTCCGACGTCATCATGCCCGGTATGA comes from Bradyrhizobium sp. CCGE-LA001 and encodes:
- a CDS encoding PAS domain-containing hybrid sensor histidine kinase/response regulator, translating into MRNRMTTADALNDPLPETIAAERLRQHLEDVARERDNAYRALQEREAELARIQRIGKVGGVEVDFREGFKNRRSPEYLMIHGLPPEAADESHEDWVNRIHPEDRDATVRHFFDALAGTSEDYTAEYRIIRPNDGETRWIRVVAKIERDKDGRAIRLVGAHIDMTDQALARETLRESEERFRLIADSAPVPIWVTKLDRKRSFANQAYVDFVGLPYDEAIDFDWRKVLHPDDLPHVLQQSVQGEASLKPFVLEARYKNASGEWRWLRSESQPRWDPTGKHIGFIGVAHDITVAKQAEIELRQLNETLEERIAQRTAELEANEARLRAILETSNQYQGLVNLRGELVYANKTALAGINASSSDVIGKPLWETPWFSATDGMGALVREAFDTVLKGEAVRLEMRLRLPIGERDFDFGMRPVLDRHGHITGAVPEAVDITERRRGEEALRQSQKMEAIGQLTGGVAHDFNNLLTIIRSATDFLRRRELPEERRRRYVDAISETVERASKLTAQLLAFARRQPLKPQIFNVGSQVEGVAQLVQPLVGGRIEIVVGIEDADCFTVADIAQFETALINLAVNARDAMNGEGRLVIAVRKIQGIPSLRAQSARSGDYVAISVTDTGSGIAPEHLESIFEPFFTTKEVGKGTGLGLSQAFGFAKQSEGDIAVTSARGQGATFTIYLPQAQSPATAKEVAALTHEAATTGRGYRVLVVEDDDEVGRFSTELLEDLGYVVRRVANAHAALTILGENEFAVDLVFSDVIMPGMNGVELAGIIRERYPGLPVVLTSGYSNVLAENAHRGFELIQKPYSVESLSRILRKAITEKLAVAR
- a CDS encoding zinc-binding metallopeptidase family protein, with translation MKLFVCQACGNVLYFENRACERCGHRVAFLPEKETMSAIEPDGEGWTTLADKGRRRMLCRNAEYDACNWLTDAADGTGYCRACRHNGIVPDLSDPAQLAGWRELEVAKHRLFYSLIRWKLPLQTRQENAEHGLIFNFLADDPHSGEKVMTGHDNGLITIALTEADDIERERRRLEMGEPYRTLLGHFRHEVGHYFWDALVRDGGKLEECRAVFGDDSADYGQALQRHYAEGPPPDWQQTYVSAYATTHPWEDFAETWAHYLHIVDTLEMAAEFGMEVRPKVDRDGELTARIRFNPYETRNVQALIDAWLPFTFAMNSVNRAMGLRDLYPFILSPAVIAKLGFVHSLVRDVAKPGKP